One window from the genome of Jeotgalibaca sp. MA1X17-3 encodes:
- a CDS encoding sensor domain-containing diguanylate cyclase, which translates to MNDYETYTKEKLIKELESLKRLHRELLLTFQETEKLEFGWTGNLGQWFWDFTTNEVTFNPLKATTLGYLKEDLPEKVPFQFFTEKIHEDEYESVMDQMQKHLSGETPVWEVKYRIQAIDGSWKVYRDRGKVTERDEKGNPLFLKGIVFDVTEEEAERDQLMLKNTTLKIKIKIDSLTSLYTRPAILLELGKRINKSKETNQRFSLMFLRVDTISQYEEGFSSIMNDENLKEMGDLIASSINKESAAGRYRDNIFMLVLEHISLEEAEVLSETLRKKAQHSFLSISKKLVVSAGISTYCPTKTASELIEETAEKLLAAQRQGGNKTVI; encoded by the coding sequence ATGAATGATTATGAAACCTACACAAAAGAAAAGTTAATAAAAGAATTAGAATCATTAAAGAGGCTCCATAGAGAATTACTACTTACCTTTCAAGAAACTGAAAAATTAGAATTTGGATGGACGGGAAACTTAGGACAGTGGTTTTGGGATTTCACAACAAATGAAGTAACCTTTAACCCCTTAAAAGCAACCACACTTGGATATTTAAAAGAAGACTTACCAGAAAAAGTGCCGTTCCAATTTTTTACTGAAAAAATCCATGAAGATGAATATGAATCAGTGATGGATCAAATGCAAAAACATCTCTCTGGTGAAACCCCTGTATGGGAAGTGAAATATCGTATTCAAGCAATTGATGGCTCTTGGAAGGTTTATCGAGACCGCGGAAAAGTAACAGAACGTGATGAGAAAGGCAATCCACTCTTCTTAAAAGGAATTGTCTTTGACGTTACCGAAGAAGAAGCAGAACGAGATCAATTAATGCTTAAAAATACAACGTTAAAAATAAAAATAAAAATCGATTCTTTAACTTCTTTATATACTCGACCAGCTATTTTATTGGAATTAGGGAAACGAATAAATAAATCAAAAGAAACCAACCAAAGATTTTCTTTAATGTTTTTAAGAGTGGATACAATCTCTCAATATGAAGAAGGTTTTAGTTCCATAATGAATGATGAAAACCTAAAAGAAATGGGAGATTTGATAGCTTCATCAATTAATAAAGAGTCTGCTGCAGGACGTTACCGAGATAATATTTTTATGCTCGTGTTGGAACATATATCCCTAGAAGAAGCTGAAGTGTTGTCAGAGACCCTACGTAAAAAAGCACAGCACTCATTCTTATCAATTTCTAAAAAGTTAGTTGTAAGTGCTGGAATTTCTACTTATTGTCCCACAAAAACAGCAAGTGAACTAATTGAAG
- a CDS encoding SDR family oxidoreductase: MKIAVVTGANTGIGYETALQLSKENFQVIMLCRSKERGEQAQKEIIKKTKNKQVELIVVDLASLKSIQQAAEELINKYSVIDVLVNNAGVFSLKKEYTIDGFEKMVGVNYIGHFYLTKLLLPLLKKAEQARIVVVSSNAYKMVRFDLSDLYPESRFSIAGNYGRSKLMTLLFAKELSKRLVDTSITVNVLHPGAVATSMGVNRETGFGKIVYKFLRPFFKTPEEGAQTSIYLATSQEVKGITGKFFIDRKPASVKGLGKDEGLAHQLFKETDQLIVGNIK, translated from the coding sequence ATGAAAATTGCAGTAGTAACAGGAGCCAATACCGGTATTGGGTACGAAACAGCATTACAGTTATCAAAAGAAAATTTTCAAGTCATTATGCTTTGTCGTTCAAAAGAAAGAGGTGAACAAGCACAAAAAGAGATTATTAAAAAGACCAAAAATAAGCAAGTAGAATTAATCGTAGTTGATCTTGCTTCTTTAAAAAGTATTCAACAAGCAGCAGAAGAACTGATTAATAAATATTCTGTGATTGATGTGTTAGTAAATAATGCGGGTGTATTTTCTTTAAAAAAGGAATATACAATAGATGGTTTTGAAAAAATGGTAGGTGTAAACTATATCGGGCATTTTTATTTGACGAAATTATTATTACCTCTTTTAAAAAAAGCAGAGCAAGCACGTATTGTCGTTGTTTCATCTAATGCATATAAGATGGTTCGTTTTGATTTATCAGATCTTTATCCAGAAAGCCGTTTCTCTATTGCTGGGAACTATGGACGATCGAAATTGATGACCCTTTTATTTGCGAAAGAACTATCGAAAAGATTAGTAGATACAAGTATTACAGTGAATGTCCTTCATCCAGGAGCAGTTGCAACAAGTATGGGAGTTAATCGAGAAACGGGGTTTGGGAAAATAGTTTATAAATTTTTAAGGCCTTTTTTTAAAACACCAGAAGAAGGAGCCCAAACGTCTATATACTTAGCAACAAGCCAAGAAGTAAAGGGAATAACAGGGAAATTTTTTATTGATAGGAAACCAGCTTCAGTAAAAGGACTTGGAAAAGATGAAGGATTAGCACATCAACTCTTTAAAGAAACCGATCAGTTAATTGTCGGAAATATAAAATAA